In Sinorhizobium numidicum, the following proteins share a genomic window:
- a CDS encoding phospholipase D-like domain-containing protein, which produces MVWKSVFAENLPKRRRRARPRIIKEAQNVWRSALAERVSFLIDAAAYYGCLERTLDRAEEQIWITGWDFDPRIKLRPDRPDAEALGTKLERLAAQKPNLKIRILIWAMGPIYSGKSLRLFRKQKWASHPQIELRFANHRALRGSHHQKLVSIDDRIAFVGGTDLTARRWDTPDHSAENNLRRDPDGNPYDPVHDIQVVLEGEASRAIGDLCRSRWKSSVGEKVGPPRSATVEWPADVVADLKNCQIAIARTEPGFGKKRGHQEALRLTLDALRSARRYIYIENQYFASRMVSKLLCKRLQEADGPEVVVITTRSSHGLLERLVMGENRDRLIRGLKQTDRYGRLRVAYPVVPKVDGTEQEVIIHSKVVVIDDRFLRVGSSNFNHRSEGFDTECDVAVEAASDEQAAAIAKIRNGLLAEHLDAEPSELESTLRKTGSLVAVVDTLNTRQRGLRPFDGIDGKGATALVWGTGFVDPQRPVRPFYRIRALLRRWSGQVLALLARLFAASVRRNSAIESETKPSGNGRKK; this is translated from the coding sequence TTGGTCTGGAAGAGCGTCTTTGCCGAAAACCTGCCTAAGAGACGGCGCCGGGCACGCCCGCGGATTATCAAAGAAGCCCAGAATGTCTGGCGCAGCGCCCTTGCTGAGCGCGTGTCCTTCCTCATTGATGCCGCCGCCTACTATGGCTGTTTGGAGCGGACGCTCGATAGGGCGGAAGAGCAGATCTGGATCACCGGCTGGGATTTTGATCCACGCATCAAGCTGCGTCCGGACCGTCCGGACGCAGAGGCGCTAGGCACCAAGCTGGAGCGCTTGGCCGCGCAAAAGCCAAACCTGAAGATTCGCATTCTCATATGGGCGATGGGACCGATCTATTCGGGAAAATCATTACGGCTGTTTCGCAAACAGAAATGGGCTTCGCATCCGCAGATCGAACTTCGCTTTGCGAACCATCGCGCCCTTCGCGGCTCTCATCACCAAAAGCTCGTCTCGATCGACGACCGTATTGCTTTCGTCGGCGGCACCGACCTGACTGCCCGACGCTGGGACACGCCGGACCATTCGGCCGAAAATAACCTGCGCCGCGATCCGGACGGGAATCCTTATGATCCGGTGCATGATATCCAGGTGGTACTGGAGGGGGAGGCCAGCCGAGCTATAGGAGACCTCTGCCGCTCCCGCTGGAAGTCCTCGGTCGGCGAAAAAGTAGGACCGCCCCGTTCAGCGACCGTTGAATGGCCTGCGGATGTGGTAGCCGACTTGAAGAATTGCCAAATTGCGATCGCGCGCACCGAACCGGGGTTCGGCAAGAAAAGAGGGCATCAAGAGGCGCTGCGGCTTACCCTCGACGCCTTGCGGAGCGCGCGCCGCTATATCTATATCGAGAACCAGTATTTTGCCTCGCGAATGGTAAGCAAGCTGCTTTGCAAACGGCTGCAGGAGGCCGACGGGCCTGAGGTGGTGGTGATCACCACTCGCAGTTCACACGGCCTTCTGGAAAGACTCGTGATGGGGGAAAATCGTGACCGCCTCATTCGGGGGCTGAAGCAGACCGACCGTTACGGCAGGCTGCGTGTCGCCTATCCTGTCGTTCCCAAGGTGGACGGAACCGAACAGGAGGTCATCATCCATTCGAAGGTGGTCGTTATCGACGACCGGTTCCTGCGTGTCGGCTCATCGAACTTCAATCACCGGTCGGAAGGGTTCGATACGGAATGCGACGTCGCCGTGGAAGCAGCGAGCGACGAGCAGGCTGCGGCAATCGCCAAAATTCGCAACGGGCTGTTGGCAGAACATCTCGATGCCGAACCGAGCGAACTCGAGAGCACGTTGCGGAAAACAGGCTCTCTTGTCGCGGTCGTTGACACGCTGAACACGAGACAGCGCGGCTTGCGCCCGTTCGACGGTATCGACGGCAAAGGTGCAACCGCACTGGTCTGGGGGACGGGCTTTGTGGATCCGCAAAGGCCGGTTAGGCCTTTCTATCGAATACGCGCACTGCTGCGGCGCTGGAGCGGTCAGGTTTTGGCCCTGCTCGCGAGGCTTTTTGCAGCGTCCGTACGGAGAAACTCGGCGATCGAGAGCGAGACCAAGCCAAGCGGCAACGGCAGGAAGAAATAG
- a CDS encoding DCC1-like thiol-disulfide oxidoreductase family protein produces the protein MKQPAKTALIVYDGDCIFCQSYVRFMRLRETIGPVELLDARSGDPRVAGFQRQGFDLNEGMLFVFDDRVYHGDEAVNLLAILSSSSSILGWLNRAILSNSTAARVIYPVLKFGRRITLRLRGRSLIPADFELPNSGKR, from the coding sequence ATGAAACAGCCCGCGAAAACGGCACTCATCGTTTATGACGGAGATTGCATCTTCTGTCAGAGCTATGTCCGGTTCATGCGTTTGCGGGAGACCATAGGCCCCGTCGAACTGCTCGATGCGCGTTCGGGAGATCCGCGTGTGGCCGGATTCCAGCGACAAGGATTCGACCTCAACGAGGGAATGCTCTTTGTTTTCGACGACCGCGTCTATCATGGCGACGAGGCCGTCAACCTGCTGGCTATACTCAGTTCCTCGTCCTCGATTTTAGGCTGGCTCAACCGCGCGATCCTGTCGAACAGTACGGCCGCGCGGGTAATCTATCCCGTGCTCAAGTTCGGGCGCCGTATCACGCTGCGTCTCCGCGGCCGATCGCTTATTCCTGCCGATTTCGAATTGCCGAATTCAGGCAAGCGGTAG
- a CDS encoding endonuclease/exonuclease/phosphatase family protein: MRRPVRFLTYNVHSCFGTDRKLDPARIAEVIMECRPDIIALQEVDVGRMRSGGMDQAHMIATHLRMESHFHPALHLKDEKYGDAVLTALPMRLVKAAVLPSLGEPRGALWVEVDLAAVKLQVLVTHLGLRGSERVRQATALLGPGWLGGIAQAESRVILAGDLNAIARSATYKLLAGHLKDAQLQSNAKPRPTFPSRLPLLRIDHVFVGDGIDVRDCRVHSSALARVASDHLPILVELEIEPNTKGLQKETQPSYGIGFQNR; the protein is encoded by the coding sequence ATGCGGCGACCGGTACGTTTCCTCACCTACAATGTTCACAGTTGCTTCGGAACCGACCGAAAGCTCGATCCTGCGCGTATCGCCGAGGTCATCATGGAATGCCGGCCCGACATTATTGCGCTGCAGGAAGTCGACGTCGGTCGCATGCGCAGCGGGGGAATGGACCAGGCGCATATGATCGCCACGCATCTGCGCATGGAGTCGCATTTTCACCCGGCCCTCCACCTCAAGGACGAGAAGTACGGAGACGCGGTGCTGACGGCTTTGCCGATGCGCCTAGTCAAGGCGGCTGTTCTGCCGTCCTTAGGAGAGCCGCGCGGTGCGCTTTGGGTCGAGGTGGACCTCGCCGCCGTCAAGCTTCAGGTTCTCGTCACGCATCTTGGCCTTCGCGGGTCCGAGCGTGTGCGTCAGGCAACGGCATTGCTGGGGCCCGGCTGGCTTGGGGGAATAGCGCAGGCGGAATCGCGCGTGATCCTGGCGGGCGACCTGAATGCGATTGCACGTTCGGCCACCTACAAACTCCTGGCCGGACATCTCAAGGATGCGCAGCTCCAATCGAATGCCAAGCCGCGGCCGACCTTTCCATCCCGATTGCCGCTCTTGCGAATCGATCACGTGTTCGTGGGCGATGGGATAGATGTGAGGGACTGCAGAGTGCACAGCAGCGCGTTGGCGCGGGTCGCTTCCGATCATCTCCCGATTCTGGTTGAGCTCGAAATCGAGCCCAATACCAAAGGGCTGCAGAAAGAGACCCAACCAAGTTATGGCATCGGTTTCCAGAACCGGTAA
- a CDS encoding LacI family DNA-binding transcriptional regulator: MHDVAAAAGVSISTASKALNNTGRMGDETRERVKRVASEIGFRPNALARGLLSKRSFTIGLLTNDTYGRFTLPVMAGVSEALVDHGVSVFLCAIEDDPALGQIHVEAMLDKQVDGIIATGKRLDRRLPVDLSNLPVPVVYAFTEGTPNSVTFRSDDAQGARLAVEWLLKIGRRRILHVTGPMEFFSVRERAEAYSEVAGDAEPVMYGIWSESWGHDAIEEIWQRPGEKPDALFCGNDQIARGAVDALRERGIKVPQDVSVIGFDNWEIVAAQTRPPLTTVDMELKELGRQAGLTMLALAEGRPVEPGVRKLPCRLVVRQSCGGDKPGA; this comes from the coding sequence ATTCATGACGTTGCGGCGGCGGCGGGCGTCAGCATTTCGACCGCGTCGAAAGCGCTCAACAACACCGGACGCATGGGCGACGAGACACGCGAACGCGTGAAGCGGGTGGCAAGCGAGATCGGCTTTCGCCCGAATGCCCTTGCCCGAGGACTGCTCAGCAAGCGCAGCTTCACCATCGGGCTTCTGACAAACGATACCTATGGCCGCTTCACCCTGCCGGTGATGGCCGGCGTATCGGAGGCCCTCGTCGATCATGGCGTTTCGGTCTTCCTCTGTGCCATCGAGGATGATCCGGCGCTCGGGCAGATTCATGTGGAGGCGATGCTCGATAAGCAGGTGGACGGCATTATCGCGACGGGCAAGCGGCTCGACAGGCGTCTGCCGGTCGATCTCTCCAACCTGCCGGTTCCGGTGGTCTACGCCTTCACCGAGGGCACACCGAACAGCGTAACCTTCCGCTCGGACGACGCACAAGGGGCGCGGTTAGCAGTGGAATGGCTTTTGAAGATCGGGCGCCGCCGCATCCTGCATGTCACCGGGCCAATGGAGTTTTTCTCTGTGCGGGAGCGTGCCGAGGCGTACAGTGAAGTCGCCGGCGACGCAGAGCCCGTGATGTACGGCATCTGGTCCGAAAGCTGGGGCCATGACGCGATCGAAGAAATCTGGCAGAGGCCGGGCGAAAAACCGGATGCGCTCTTCTGCGGCAACGACCAGATCGCCCGTGGCGCCGTCGATGCGCTGCGAGAGCGTGGCATCAAGGTACCGCAGGATGTTTCCGTCATCGGGTTCGACAATTGGGAGATTGTTGCGGCCCAGACGCGGCCGCCGCTGACGACGGTGGACATGGAATTGAAAGAACTCGGGCGGCAGGCGGGGTTGACCATGCTTGCGCTAGCGGAAGGACGGCCCGTCGAACCGGGAGTGAGGAAATTGCCATGCCGACTGGTCGTCCGGCAGTCGTGCGGGGGTGACAAGCCCGGGGCTTGA
- a CDS encoding malto-oligosyltrehalose synthase: MRLPTATYRLQFRNGMDFAKAVELIPYLVRLGISHLYASPIFTAVRGSTHGYDVVDCNEIDPVLGGRDGFCGLVRALRANGLGVILDIVPNHMAANLENEWWHSVIEWGRASEYAGHFDIDWQQPLTLPFLGQSFEEEVATGNVRLAFDRERNCLALKYYEALYPLTPASYPAVLEDANPALETIAAIARAAAPGDAARFHSEIASVVETPSAAAELDEGLEKLSANEQHLHRLHQMQPWRLTSWKTARDHLTYRRFFEITGLVGIRVENPSVFADTHRLVFDLVEEGLIDGLRVDHIDGLADPESYLHRLRQRAGDRIYVIVEKILESNEALPRDWPIDGTTGYEFISALAELLTDESSSSGLWSEARATEKAVIECKLQVLSHSFNTEVMRLGRLAARLGGNDHPPLGSDRLAEAIRQLVAALPVYRTYVSDRGASERDSQILDEIGSKALAAAPAAGAEIATILAALRRSGSADQQRQSEFRTRFQQLSGAVMAKAVEDTFFYRRGDYLAANEVGAAPCWRPGGVDRFHEMMRARATDTPHGLSATSTHDTKRGEDARARLYVISEAPDVWAAAVARWHDMNAERIRHLAGGDAPEASVEQYLYQSLLGTWPIKRLRDEDIPSLRERIVSFAVKALREAKLRTSWDSPDEQYETAVTTFLADLLDLRNRAFLGDFEKTAVPFIQAGLINSLSQTLVKLTGPGIPDVYQGSERLNLSLVDPDNRRSFSPLPSPSKLPRTPTISDFEDCKQSLIGICLGYHRNEGSDLLTRGEYLPLDVQGPGSRHAVAFMRRTEGELSITVVPRLVFGHMERDRLSITAGLWQDTYLVWPEGGDLKRLRNLAKGSIVEPRPHLPIADVLRGFAVAFLIQE; encoded by the coding sequence ATGCGCCTGCCCACCGCAACCTACCGGCTGCAATTTCGAAACGGGATGGACTTCGCAAAAGCTGTGGAGTTGATCCCCTATCTCGTCCGGCTCGGCATATCTCACCTTTACGCCTCGCCTATATTCACCGCCGTGCGTGGCTCTACGCATGGCTACGACGTCGTCGACTGCAACGAAATCGACCCTGTTTTGGGCGGTCGAGATGGATTTTGCGGTCTTGTCCGCGCACTAAGAGCCAACGGGCTTGGGGTCATCCTGGACATCGTGCCGAACCATATGGCCGCAAATCTCGAGAACGAATGGTGGCACAGCGTGATCGAATGGGGCCGCGCCAGCGAATACGCCGGCCATTTCGATATCGACTGGCAGCAGCCTCTCACCCTGCCCTTCCTGGGCCAGTCTTTTGAGGAAGAGGTCGCGACCGGCAATGTGCGGCTCGCTTTCGACCGCGAGCGCAACTGCTTGGCACTCAAATATTATGAAGCGCTGTATCCGCTTACTCCGGCTTCCTACCCGGCAGTTCTCGAGGACGCAAATCCCGCTCTTGAAACGATTGCTGCCATTGCCAGAGCAGCCGCACCTGGAGACGCCGCCCGTTTTCATTCCGAGATCGCGTCGGTGGTCGAGACGCCCTCGGCTGCCGCGGAGCTCGACGAAGGTCTCGAAAAGCTCTCCGCCAACGAGCAGCATCTGCATCGGCTGCATCAGATGCAACCGTGGCGGCTCACAAGCTGGAAAACCGCGCGAGACCATCTCACCTATCGCCGGTTCTTCGAGATAACCGGTCTCGTCGGCATCCGCGTCGAAAATCCGTCCGTCTTCGCGGACACCCATCGACTTGTTTTCGATCTCGTGGAGGAAGGTCTGATCGATGGGCTCCGGGTCGATCACATCGATGGTCTTGCTGACCCCGAAAGCTATCTTCATCGGCTGCGGCAACGCGCCGGCGACCGCATCTACGTCATCGTGGAGAAAATACTGGAGTCGAACGAAGCGCTGCCGCGGGATTGGCCGATCGACGGTACCACGGGGTACGAGTTCATATCGGCGCTGGCCGAGCTCCTGACCGACGAGTCGTCCTCTTCCGGACTTTGGAGTGAGGCACGCGCGACGGAAAAAGCGGTCATCGAATGCAAGCTGCAGGTGCTGAGTCATAGTTTCAACACTGAAGTCATGCGGCTCGGCAGACTTGCAGCTCGCCTTGGGGGCAATGACCATCCGCCGCTGGGGAGCGACCGCCTAGCCGAAGCCATTCGCCAGCTGGTCGCAGCGCTACCTGTCTACCGGACCTATGTCAGCGACCGCGGTGCATCCGAGCGCGACAGCCAGATCCTCGATGAGATCGGATCGAAAGCGTTGGCCGCTGCACCCGCTGCCGGCGCCGAGATAGCCACCATTCTTGCCGCGCTGAGGCGGAGCGGTTCGGCGGATCAGCAACGGCAGTCGGAGTTCCGGACGCGCTTTCAACAATTGAGCGGCGCGGTCATGGCCAAGGCCGTCGAAGATACCTTCTTCTATCGAAGGGGCGATTATCTCGCGGCGAATGAGGTGGGTGCCGCTCCATGCTGGAGGCCGGGCGGCGTCGACCGATTCCATGAGATGATGCGGGCTCGCGCGACCGACACGCCGCACGGCCTGTCGGCGACCTCTACGCATGACACCAAGCGCGGGGAGGATGCACGCGCCCGGCTCTACGTCATCAGCGAGGCGCCGGACGTCTGGGCAGCCGCGGTCGCACGCTGGCACGACATGAATGCGGAGCGCATTCGTCATCTCGCCGGCGGCGATGCGCCGGAAGCCTCCGTGGAGCAATACCTTTATCAGAGCCTGCTCGGCACCTGGCCGATCAAGCGCCTGCGCGACGAGGATATTCCCTCACTGCGCGAGCGCATTGTGAGCTTTGCCGTCAAGGCGTTGCGCGAAGCAAAGCTGCGGACGAGTTGGGACTCACCCGATGAGCAATACGAAACAGCTGTCACAACGTTTCTGGCTGATCTTCTCGATCTGCGGAACCGAGCCTTTCTCGGCGACTTCGAGAAAACGGCCGTGCCCTTCATTCAGGCCGGCCTGATCAACAGCCTCTCGCAAACCTTGGTGAAACTGACCGGGCCGGGAATTCCGGATGTTTATCAGGGCAGCGAGCGTCTCAATCTCAGTCTGGTCGATCCGGACAATCGCCGCAGCTTTTCACCGCTGCCCTCACCGTCCAAGCTGCCGCGGACGCCGACGATCAGCGACTTTGAAGATTGCAAGCAATCGCTGATCGGGATCTGCCTGGGCTATCATCGAAACGAGGGCTCGGATCTGCTGACGAGAGGTGAATATCTGCCCTTGGATGTTCAAGGCCCAGGCTCCCGCCACGCAGTGGCGTTTATGCGGCGCACGGAGGGCGAGCTTTCGATCACGGTGGTCCCGCGCCTCGTCTTCGGCCACATGGAGAGAGACAGGCTGTCCATCACGGCCGGCCTATGGCAGGACACCTATCTGGTGTGGCCCGAGGGCGGCGATCTCAAGCGATTGCGAAACCTGGCCAAGGGTTCGATCGTCGAGCCGCGACCCCACCTTCCCATTGCAGACGTCCTCCGCGGCTTCGCCGTTGCCTTTCTCATTCAGGAGTAG
- a CDS encoding NAD(P)H-dependent oxidoreductase yields MHTLIVVAHPDPKSLSHSVAAHVAEGVLLSDPANSFEIADLAAEAFDPRFTAVDLAVHRREVPPPADVAAEQARIDRADALVLVYPVYWWSMPGLLKGWIDRVFANGWAYDEGPDTKLVKKLRHLPVHLIAIGGAGVRTYARHGYFGAMKTQIDHGIFDYCGARVVTSELLLESETQDPTSHLNVAHAIGRDLCKATKNRETADAA; encoded by the coding sequence ATGCACACGCTCATCGTTGTCGCTCATCCCGATCCCAAGTCCCTCAGCCACAGCGTCGCGGCCCATGTCGCCGAGGGTGTGTTGCTGTCCGACCCTGCCAACTCCTTCGAGATTGCAGATCTCGCGGCGGAAGCTTTCGATCCGAGATTTACTGCGGTTGATCTCGCCGTCCACCGCAGGGAGGTGCCGCCCCCAGCAGATGTTGCCGCGGAGCAGGCGCGGATTGATCGCGCAGATGCGCTTGTGCTCGTCTATCCCGTCTACTGGTGGTCGATGCCGGGCCTTCTCAAGGGCTGGATCGATCGCGTATTCGCCAACGGCTGGGCTTACGACGAAGGGCCGGACACGAAGTTGGTGAAGAAGCTGCGCCATCTTCCGGTTCATCTAATCGCGATCGGAGGCGCAGGAGTGCGAACCTACGCGCGACACGGCTACTTCGGCGCCATGAAGACCCAGATCGATCATGGAATCTTCGACTACTGTGGCGCACGCGTCGTGACATCCGAACTCCTCCTTGAATCGGAAACGCAGGACCCGACTTCTCATCTGAATGTAGCCCACGCCATCGGCCGCGATCTGTGCAAGGCAACCAAGAACAGAGAAACGGCAGACGCGGCATGA
- a CDS encoding carbohydrate ABC transporter permease, which translates to MTGSGSRKLSAARKRRRRSGWRGLLYIAPAMALVILFFVLPVIFTGWMSLHNWPLMGGTRWIGFRNYVRMFNDARFISALEFTAYYTVIVTIAIFAVAFPLAIFVEKQRRLVSAYRTIIFLPVVVGLATASLLWVWLANVDSGFIGPALKAMGLVEKSPNLLATFDSAFLTIIVMVVWKIAGFTMIILLTGLQAIPSELTEAARIDGAGRWQRFRHLTLPLMRKTIALALIISVTGSILAFDQFYIMTSGGPQNRMISVVYYIFNQSFVSFNLGYGAALSIALLAILVAISIVQLWLLRVGEERP; encoded by the coding sequence ATGACCGGTTCCGGTTCAAGAAAGCTATCGGCAGCGCGCAAGCGCAGGCGCCGATCGGGCTGGCGTGGTCTTCTCTACATCGCGCCGGCGATGGCACTCGTCATTCTGTTCTTCGTCCTGCCGGTCATCTTCACCGGATGGATGAGCCTGCACAACTGGCCGCTGATGGGCGGCACGCGCTGGATCGGTTTCAGGAACTACGTCCGCATGTTCAACGACGCCCGCTTTATTTCGGCGCTGGAGTTCACGGCCTATTATACCGTCATCGTGACGATTGCGATTTTCGCCGTCGCCTTCCCGTTGGCAATTTTCGTCGAGAAACAACGGCGCCTCGTCAGCGCCTATCGCACCATCATCTTCCTGCCCGTCGTCGTCGGCCTGGCAACGGCCTCGCTGCTGTGGGTATGGCTTGCCAATGTCGATAGCGGTTTCATCGGACCAGCCCTGAAGGCCATGGGCCTGGTTGAGAAAAGTCCGAACCTGCTCGCCACCTTCGACAGCGCTTTCCTCACCATCATCGTCATGGTCGTCTGGAAAATCGCAGGTTTTACGATGATCATTCTCCTGACCGGGTTGCAGGCCATTCCATCCGAGTTGACGGAAGCCGCCCGGATCGACGGCGCGGGTCGCTGGCAGCGCTTCCGGCACCTGACGCTTCCTCTCATGCGCAAGACCATCGCGCTTGCGTTGATCATCTCGGTCACGGGCTCGATCCTCGCCTTCGACCAATTCTACATCATGACCAGCGGCGGGCCGCAGAACCGGATGATCTCGGTCGTCTACTATATCTTCAACCAGTCCTTCGTGTCGTTCAATCTCGGCTACGGCGCGGCCCTCTCGATCGCCCTTCTCGCTATCCTGGTTGCGATCAGCATTGTGCAGCTCTGGCTCCTGCGGGTCGGGGAGGAGCGGCCATGA
- a CDS encoding TetR/AcrR family transcriptional regulator has translation MSSVITKQEASPGKPRRRLSREDRHRQLLDVAWRLIREGGTEALTLGRLAEHAGVTKPVVYDHFAARPELLAALYREFDSRQTELMDSALQASEPTLESRAAVIASSYVDCVLLQGREIPGVIAALAGSPELEKIKREYEVAFIEKCRVVLSPFAGADAIASPGLWGMLGAAEALSHAAATGEITAAQAQHELFQTILAMVARSKCGGH, from the coding sequence ATGTCAAGCGTCATAACGAAACAAGAAGCTTCCCCAGGGAAACCGCGCCGCCGGTTATCGAGGGAGGATCGACATCGCCAGCTTCTCGACGTCGCCTGGCGGCTGATTCGAGAGGGGGGAACGGAAGCCCTGACGCTTGGACGGCTCGCCGAGCATGCGGGCGTTACGAAGCCGGTCGTTTACGACCATTTCGCCGCGCGGCCAGAGCTGCTGGCGGCGCTTTATCGGGAGTTCGATTCCCGCCAGACAGAGCTCATGGACTCAGCGCTTCAAGCGAGCGAGCCGACCTTGGAGAGCAGAGCCGCGGTGATCGCGTCGTCCTACGTCGATTGCGTGCTCCTTCAGGGCCGCGAGATCCCTGGCGTGATAGCGGCGCTGGCTGGTTCACCGGAACTCGAAAAGATAAAGCGCGAGTACGAGGTAGCGTTTATCGAGAAGTGCCGGGTCGTTCTCAGTCCGTTTGCCGGAGCTGATGCAATCGCATCGCCCGGTCTTTGGGGCATGCTCGGCGCAGCCGAAGCCCTATCCCATGCCGCGGCGACTGGGGAAATCACGGCGGCACAGGCGCAGCACGAACTCTTCCAAACGATCCTTGCGATGGTTGCTAGAAGTAAATGCGGCGGCCACTGA
- a CDS encoding UPF0104 family protein, translating to MPKRIIVRLFIFAAIGVAAWLIYGTLSHYTFDEIARSIMQIPVGHLLAGIGFVFLSYFCLTLFDTLAVRYVGHKLAYPQVAIASFTSLSIGHNIGVAALSSGAIRYRFYSRWGLSVEDVAKVILFCGVTVGLGLVTLAALCFLIRPESAARVIGFSETAAIFLGGACLAASAGYVILAGLLRGSLRVFRWTFEMPSLPIAAGQVIVGTANFLCVSACLHQLVLALGSSGFFETATAYVSANLTAIVTHIPGGIGVLEATIAFLLGRSATIGALIAFRTIYFFLPLPLGLVSLSIAEFLRTDAAKSLASRAKT from the coding sequence ATGCCAAAGAGAATCATTGTCAGACTATTTATATTTGCCGCCATTGGTGTCGCCGCCTGGCTGATTTACGGTACGCTTAGCCACTATACGTTCGATGAAATCGCCCGCTCGATCATGCAAATTCCCGTTGGGCACCTGCTGGCAGGCATCGGTTTCGTCTTCCTCTCCTATTTCTGCCTGACGCTCTTCGACACGCTTGCCGTTCGTTACGTTGGGCACAAGCTTGCCTACCCGCAGGTGGCGATCGCCTCCTTCACCAGCCTCTCGATCGGCCACAATATAGGCGTCGCGGCCTTAAGCAGTGGAGCCATCCGATACCGGTTCTATTCGCGTTGGGGACTCAGCGTCGAAGACGTAGCCAAAGTGATCCTCTTCTGCGGCGTGACCGTCGGTTTGGGCCTTGTCACATTGGCTGCCCTTTGTTTTCTGATCAGACCGGAAAGCGCCGCACGGGTTATCGGGTTTTCAGAAACGGCCGCCATATTTCTCGGCGGCGCCTGTCTTGCCGCCTCGGCCGGCTATGTGATCCTGGCGGGTCTACTACGGGGTTCTCTGCGGGTGTTCAGATGGACTTTCGAAATGCCGTCGCTGCCAATTGCAGCCGGTCAAGTGATTGTCGGCACGGCCAATTTCCTCTGCGTCAGCGCGTGTCTGCATCAGCTAGTACTGGCGCTCGGAAGCTCGGGCTTCTTCGAAACAGCAACGGCCTATGTGAGCGCCAATTTGACTGCTATTGTCACCCATATCCCTGGCGGCATCGGCGTGCTTGAAGCAACGATTGCATTTCTCCTCGGCCGCTCGGCGACCATCGGTGCATTGATCGCCTTTCGGACCATCTATTTCTTCCTGCCGTTGCCGCTTGGCTTGGTCTCGCTCTCGATCGCCGAGTTTCTCCGTACGGACGCTGCAAAAAGCCTCGCGAGCAGGGCCAAAACCTGA